In Haloarchaeobius salinus, the sequence CGTCCCGTTCCACTTCTGGGCACCGGAGGCGTACGAGGGCGCACCCGCACCCATCAGCGCGTTCCTCTCGTCGGCGTCGAAGGCCGCCGGGTTCGTCATCGCCTTCCGCGTGTTCACCGAGGCGTTCCTGCGCGTCGGCGGTGGCGAGTTCCTCGTCCTCGGCGCGGACTGGGTGCTCGTCTTCCAGATCCTCGCGGTCGTCACGATGACGCTCGGCAACCTCGCCGCGGTGACCCAGGACAAGGTCAAGCGGATGCTCGCGTACTCCTCCGTGGGGCACGCGGGCTACGTCCTGATGTCGCTGGCCGCTCTCTCGGGTGGTGGGGCCGCCGCGACCGCGAAGATCGAGGCCGGCCAGTTCGTCCTCGCCGGTGGGATGATGCACCTGTTCGTCTACGGGTTCATGAACACCGGGGCGTTCCTGTTCATCGCGCTGGCGGAGTACTGGGACGTCGGCCGCACCTTCGAGGACTTCACCGGGCTCGGTCGGCAGGCACCGGTCGCCTCCGTCGCGATGACGGTGTTCATGTTCTCGCTGGCCGGGCTGCCGCCGTTCGGGGGCTTCCTCAGCAAGTACCTGCTGTTCGGCGCGGCCGTCAACAGCGGGTTCGTCTGGCTGGCCGCCGTCGCCATCGTCAACAGCGCCGTGAGCCTCTACTACTACTCGAAGCTCGTCAAGGCGCTCTGGTTCGACGAACGGCCGGCGGACAAGAAGCCGCTCGATATCTCGAGTCGGCCGGTCGGGCTGTACGCCGCCGTCATCTTCGCCGCGGTCGTCACGACCGCGATGTACGGCGTGTTCGGTCCGGTGTCCGACGCGGCCATCGAGGCCGCTGCGGCGCTGCTGTAGGCCGACCGCGTTTCTCCTTCGTGTCGATACGTTTTAGCCCGCGGAGTGGAACCACCGGAGTATGGTAACCCGGCTCTTCCTCGGTTGCGGGGTCGTCACCCAGCGGTTGCTGGAGGCGACCGAGGGCTGGACTGGGTCGGCACGCGTCGTCTGCGACGCCGAGAGCCGCGTCGCGACGCTCCGCGAAGAGGGCGTCGACGCGACCGTCG encodes:
- a CDS encoding NADH-quinone oxidoreductase subunit N, with the protein product MADTTWLTLAPAFLLGLTGLLVLYVDSIGRSTKGPIAVLSLLGSLAVAGVAIALPDALGLGPAGWSFVSFTLLAMFGLALFVDPDASNRRLIAGLSTAGAVGAFGIAAAFLFTFDGEPVNPFGDALVVDGMSLLFAVIVASVTAMVTLASYNYLAGHSYQASYYALVLLAATGMTLMASANSLVTVFIALELASLPSYALVAFLKKNKGSVEAGLKYFLVGALSSAIFAYGISLVYAATGSLQLTAVQNAITGEFTGLLGMGVVMVIGGIAFKTASVPFHFWAPEAYEGAPAPISAFLSSASKAAGFVIAFRVFTEAFLRVGGGEFLVLGADWVLVFQILAVVTMTLGNLAAVTQDKVKRMLAYSSVGHAGYVLMSLAALSGGGAAATAKIEAGQFVLAGGMMHLFVYGFMNTGAFLFIALAEYWDVGRTFEDFTGLGRQAPVASVAMTVFMFSLAGLPPFGGFLSKYLLFGAAVNSGFVWLAAVAIVNSAVSLYYYSKLVKALWFDERPADKKPLDISSRPVGLYAAVIFAAVVTTAMYGVFGPVSDAAIEAAAALL